In Thermomonas paludicola, the following are encoded in one genomic region:
- a CDS encoding response regulator, which produces MARILIVDDSPSQLMSIRRIVEKLGHDALTAEDGAAGVEAAKREIPDLILMDVVMPNLNGFQATRSITREPTTKHIPVILVTTKDQDTDRVWGMRQGAKAYITKPFSEPELAELIGQYLGSGPRAA; this is translated from the coding sequence ATGGCACGCATTCTGATCGTTGACGATTCACCTTCCCAGCTGATGAGCATTCGTCGCATCGTCGAGAAGCTCGGCCACGATGCGCTGACGGCCGAGGATGGCGCGGCCGGCGTTGAAGCCGCCAAGCGCGAGATCCCGGACCTGATCCTGATGGACGTGGTGATGCCGAACCTCAACGGCTTCCAGGCCACCCGTTCGATCACCCGCGAACCCACTACCAAGCACATCCCGGTGATCCTGGTGACCACCAAGGATCAGGACACCGACCGGGTCTGGGGCATGCGCCAAGGCGCCAAGGCCTATATCACCAAGCCGTTCAGCGAACCCGAGCTGGCCGAGCTGATCGGCCAGTATCTGGGCAGTGGGCCTCGCGCGGCGTAA
- a CDS encoding YhdH/YhfP family quinone oxidoreductase, whose product MTIPASFRAFRINSDAAGYRSGIESVSLGDLNPGEVVVKTAYSSVNYKDALAGTGTGKILRRFPLVGGIDVAGHVVASTNPAFREGDAVLVTGSGLSETRDGGYSEYARLDARWVIPLPAGLSLREAMILGTAGFTAALGLLRMTENRQTPDLGPLAVTGATGGVGSLAVAIFRKAGFEVHAISGKLEHADYLKSLGASQVLGRDALSTTRPMDTARFGGGLDNVGGPMLAALLAQTAPYGNVASCGLAASAELHATVMPFIIRGVSLLGVASAGTARDIRQEVWRRLASAWKPDNLDAICTREATPDELPSVFATMLAGGSLGRTLVRIGSSE is encoded by the coding sequence ATGACCATCCCCGCAAGTTTCCGCGCCTTCCGCATCAACAGCGATGCCGCCGGCTACCGCAGCGGCATCGAGAGCGTGTCGCTGGGCGATCTCAATCCCGGCGAGGTGGTGGTCAAGACCGCCTACTCGTCGGTCAACTACAAGGACGCGCTGGCCGGCACCGGCACGGGCAAGATCCTGCGCCGCTTCCCGCTGGTCGGCGGCATCGATGTGGCCGGCCACGTGGTGGCGTCCACCAACCCCGCGTTCCGCGAGGGCGACGCCGTGCTGGTCACCGGCAGCGGCCTGTCGGAAACCCGCGACGGCGGCTATTCGGAATACGCGCGGCTGGACGCGCGCTGGGTGATCCCGCTGCCCGCCGGGCTGAGCCTGCGCGAAGCGATGATCCTCGGCACCGCCGGCTTCACCGCCGCGCTGGGCCTGCTGCGCATGACCGAGAACCGGCAGACGCCCGACCTCGGCCCGCTGGCCGTGACCGGCGCCACCGGCGGGGTCGGCTCGCTGGCCGTCGCGATCTTCCGCAAGGCCGGCTTCGAGGTGCACGCGATCAGCGGCAAGTTGGAGCATGCCGATTACCTGAAGTCGCTGGGCGCAAGCCAGGTGCTGGGCCGCGACGCACTATCGACGACGCGGCCGATGGACACCGCCCGCTTCGGCGGTGGCCTGGACAACGTCGGCGGGCCGATGCTCGCCGCGCTGCTGGCGCAGACCGCGCCCTACGGCAACGTCGCCAGCTGCGGCCTGGCGGCCTCGGCCGAGCTGCACGCCACGGTGATGCCCTTCATCATCCGCGGCGTCTCGCTGCTGGGCGTGGCCTCCGCCGGCACCGCACGCGACATTCGCCAAGAGGTTTGGCGGCGCCTCGCAAGCGCCTGGAAGCCGGACAACCTGGACGCCATCTGCACCCGCGAAGCCACGCCGGACGAGTTGCCGTCCGTGTTTGCCACGATGCTGGCCGGCGGCTCGCTGGGGCGCACCCTGGTACGCATCGGAAGCAGTGAATGA
- a CDS encoding TIGR00730 family Rossman fold protein — protein sequence MKTLCVYCGSNAGNDPIYAALARALGARLAQDGIALVYGGGNVGLMGIVADAALAHGGEVIGVIPQQLVDWEVAHKDVTRLEIVDSMHTRKARMFELADGFIALPGGFGTLDEMFEMLTWRQLGLGRKPCAFLEVNGFWQPLMAMLDTMVRERFLHPDQRHDMWHGDDIDTLLDWMRAYQPAQAEKWLDEKRRSQLKLTPEDA from the coding sequence ATGAAAACTCTCTGCGTCTACTGCGGCTCCAACGCCGGCAACGATCCCATCTATGCCGCCCTCGCCCGCGCCCTCGGCGCGCGCCTGGCACAAGACGGCATTGCCCTCGTCTACGGCGGCGGCAACGTCGGTCTGATGGGCATCGTCGCCGACGCCGCGCTCGCCCATGGCGGTGAAGTGATCGGCGTGATCCCGCAGCAGCTGGTCGATTGGGAGGTGGCGCACAAGGACGTGACGCGGCTGGAAATCGTGGATTCCATGCATACCCGCAAGGCGCGCATGTTCGAACTGGCCGATGGCTTCATCGCCCTGCCCGGCGGCTTCGGCACGCTGGATGAAATGTTCGAGATGCTGACCTGGCGCCAACTTGGCCTCGGCAGGAAGCCCTGCGCATTCCTGGAAGTCAACGGTTTCTGGCAGCCGCTGATGGCGATGCTGGATACCATGGTGCGCGAACGCTTCCTGCATCCGGACCAGCGGCATGACATGTGGCACGGCGACGACATCGACACGCTGCTGGACTGGATGCGCGCCTATCAACCCGCGCAAGCGGAGAAATGGCTGGACGAAAAGCGCCGCAGCCAATTGAAATTGACTCCGGAGGACGCATGA
- a CDS encoding peroxiredoxin, with protein MTIQLGDRIPEAVLQYIEHGVHRIDTNTLFDGKKVVLFAVPGAFTPTCSERHLPGFVANFDAFHSRGILVACMAVNDPFVMQAWGNSQNVPDGLRMLSDGNAGFTRALGLEMDASGYGMGMRSKRFALYAENGVVRGLWVEEPGEFRVSSAEHVLANLPG; from the coding sequence ATGACGATTCAACTCGGCGATCGCATTCCCGAAGCAGTGCTGCAGTACATCGAGCACGGCGTCCACCGGATCGACACGAACACCTTGTTCGACGGCAAGAAGGTGGTGCTGTTCGCGGTTCCCGGCGCCTTCACCCCGACCTGCTCCGAGCGCCATCTGCCGGGCTTTGTCGCGAATTTCGATGCGTTCCATTCGCGCGGCATCCTGGTCGCCTGCATGGCGGTCAACGATCCCTTCGTGATGCAGGCCTGGGGCAACAGCCAGAACGTGCCTGACGGACTGCGCATGTTGTCCGACGGCAATGCCGGCTTCACCCGCGCACTGGGCCTGGAGATGGATGCCAGCGGCTACGGCATGGGCATGCGCAGCAAGCGCTTTGCCCTGTACGCCGAAAACGGCGTGGTGCGCGGGTTGTGGGTGGAGGAGCCGGGCGAGTTCCGGGTGTCCTCGGCCGAGCACGTGCTGGCCAACCTGCCCGGCTGA
- the lpdA gene encoding dihydrolipoyl dehydrogenase, producing the protein MSEQQQFDVVVIGAGPAGYHAAIRAAQLGLKTACIDAALGKDGKPALGGTCLRVGCIPSKALLDSSRQFWNMGHIFDQHGISFDKPAIDVKKMVARKDGIVKQFTGGIAALFKANKITAFYGFGQLQPGNIVKVKQHDGSEVELKGTNVILAAGSDSIELPFAKFGEHIIDNVGALDLEAVPKRLGVIGAGVIGLELGSVWKRLGAEVTILEGLPNFLAAADGEVAKVAAREFKKQGLDIKLGCKCTATEVKKDGVHIRYTDDKGAAQELVVDKLLVAVGRRAATKGLLADGTGVRINDRGQIEVDAHCHTGVDGVWAVGDCVRGPMLAHKGFEEGIAVAELIAGLPGHVNFDTIPWVIYTEPEIAWVGKTEEQLKADGIPYKAGSFPFAAVGRAVAMAEPAGFVKVLAHAETDTILGMHLVGVNVSELVHEGVLAMEFKGSADDLARICHAHPSLSEAVHDAAMAVHKRAIHKAN; encoded by the coding sequence ATGAGCGAACAACAACAATTCGATGTCGTCGTGATCGGCGCCGGCCCCGCCGGCTACCACGCCGCCATCCGCGCCGCCCAGCTGGGCCTGAAGACCGCCTGCATCGATGCCGCGCTGGGCAAGGACGGCAAGCCCGCCCTCGGCGGCACCTGCCTGCGGGTGGGCTGCATCCCGTCCAAGGCGCTGCTGGATTCCAGCCGCCAGTTCTGGAACATGGGCCACATCTTCGACCAGCACGGCATCAGCTTCGACAAGCCTGCGATCGACGTGAAGAAGATGGTCGCCCGCAAGGACGGCATCGTGAAGCAGTTCACCGGCGGCATCGCGGCGCTGTTCAAGGCCAACAAGATCACCGCGTTCTACGGCTTCGGCCAGCTGCAGCCCGGCAACATCGTCAAGGTCAAGCAGCACGACGGCAGCGAAGTCGAGCTCAAGGGTACCAACGTCATCCTCGCCGCCGGCTCGGATTCCATCGAGCTGCCCTTTGCCAAGTTCGGCGAGCACATCATCGACAACGTCGGCGCGCTCGACCTGGAAGCCGTGCCGAAGCGCCTGGGCGTGATCGGCGCCGGCGTGATCGGCCTGGAGCTTGGCAGCGTGTGGAAGCGCCTGGGCGCCGAGGTCACCATTCTCGAAGGCCTGCCGAATTTCCTGGCCGCCGCCGATGGCGAAGTGGCCAAGGTCGCCGCGCGCGAGTTCAAGAAGCAGGGCCTGGACATCAAGCTGGGCTGCAAGTGCACCGCCACCGAGGTCAAGAAGGACGGCGTGCACATCCGCTACACCGACGACAAGGGCGCCGCGCAAGAGCTGGTGGTCGACAAGCTGCTGGTGGCCGTGGGCCGCCGCGCCGCCACCAAGGGCCTGCTGGCCGACGGCACCGGCGTCAGGATCAACGACCGCGGGCAGATTGAAGTCGATGCGCATTGCCACACCGGCGTGGACGGCGTGTGGGCGGTCGGCGACTGCGTGCGTGGGCCGATGCTGGCGCACAAGGGCTTCGAGGAAGGCATCGCGGTGGCCGAGCTGATCGCCGGCCTGCCCGGCCACGTCAACTTCGACACCATCCCGTGGGTGATCTACACCGAGCCGGAAATCGCCTGGGTCGGCAAGACCGAGGAGCAGCTGAAGGCCGACGGCATCCCGTACAAGGCCGGCAGCTTCCCGTTCGCGGCGGTTGGCCGCGCGGTGGCGATGGCCGAGCCGGCGGGCTTCGTGAAGGTGCTGGCGCATGCCGAAACCGACACCATCCTGGGCATGCACCTGGTCGGCGTGAACGTCTCCGAGCTGGTCCACGAAGGCGTGCTGGCGATGGAGTTCAAGGGCAGCGCCGACGATCTGGCGCGCATCTGCCACGCCCACCCGTCGCTGAGCGAAGCCGTGCACGACGCCGCGATGGCGGTGCACAAGCGGGCGATCCACAAGGCCAACTGA
- a CDS encoding DnaJ C-terminal domain-containing protein: MEFKDYYGILGVEPSAGEAEIKTAYRRLARKYHPDVSKEKGAEDKFKEINEAFEALRDPAKRKAYDQLRAGGYRPGDEIRPPPGGFGRGQGGQPDFDFDEIFAGGGAGGGFSDFFENMFGRGRANGGTRGGQPAGDTRAKLAVPLQAVYAGNSVRIAVSGKTLDVRVPKGVRPGQVIRLARQGNGGRDLLLEVEYAADPQFEVDGRNIIHVLPVAPWEAALGATVSVPTLGGAVELKIPADSESGRKLRLRGRGLPGGGGAADGDQIVELEVLAPRAHNDAQRKAYAKMRDAFGDDWRRS, from the coding sequence ATGGAGTTCAAGGATTACTACGGCATTCTCGGCGTCGAACCCAGCGCGGGCGAGGCCGAGATCAAGACCGCCTATCGGCGGCTGGCGCGCAAGTACCATCCCGACGTCAGCAAGGAAAAGGGCGCCGAGGACAAGTTCAAGGAGATCAACGAGGCCTTCGAGGCGCTGCGCGACCCGGCCAAGCGCAAGGCCTATGACCAGCTGCGCGCGGGCGGCTATCGGCCGGGCGACGAGATCCGGCCGCCTCCCGGCGGGTTTGGCCGCGGCCAGGGTGGGCAACCGGATTTCGATTTCGATGAGATTTTCGCCGGCGGCGGGGCAGGTGGTGGCTTCTCCGACTTCTTCGAAAACATGTTCGGGCGCGGCCGCGCGAATGGCGGCACGCGCGGTGGCCAGCCGGCCGGCGACACGCGGGCCAAGCTGGCGGTTCCGCTGCAGGCGGTCTATGCCGGCAACAGCGTGCGCATCGCGGTGAGCGGGAAGACGCTGGACGTGCGGGTACCCAAAGGCGTGCGGCCGGGGCAGGTGATCCGCCTTGCCAGGCAGGGCAACGGCGGTCGGGATCTGTTGCTGGAAGTGGAATACGCGGCCGATCCGCAGTTCGAGGTGGATGGCCGCAACATCATCCACGTGCTGCCCGTGGCGCCGTGGGAAGCGGCGCTGGGCGCGACGGTCAGCGTGCCGACCTTGGGCGGCGCGGTGGAATTGAAGATTCCGGCCGATTCCGAATCCGGCCGCAAGCTGCGCCTGCGTGGGCGCGGTTTGCCGGGCGGCGGCGGTGCCGCCGACGGCGACCAGATCGTGGAGTTGGAAGTTCTGGCACCCAGGGCGCACAACGACGCCCAGCGCAAGGCCTACGCGAAAATGCGCGATGCGTTTGGCGATGATTGGCGGCGCAGTTGA
- a CDS encoding 2-oxoglutarate dehydrogenase E1 component has translation MDSLLKQFAQSSQLGANGAYIEDLYEQFLVAPDSVDPKWKQYFDALKGREAGDIPHSAVIQHIIEAGRQAARGVATVAEGTSDERERHVGRLITAYRSRGHLGAHTDPLGLTPPLNPPDLELAFHQLSERDLDSEFSTGGVGGHARMKLRDLYARLKATYTGSIGAEFMHITDSEQRRWVYERLEAAAGHYGRSKQDKLRILERLTAAEGLERYLHTKYVGQKRFSLEGGDSLIPLLDVSIRRAGQAGVKDVVLGMAHRGRLNVLVNTLGKPPRKLFDEFEGKFEHNRDGDHAHTGDVKYHMGFSADIATPGGPLHLALAFNPSHLEIVDPVVAGSVRSRQHRRGDSERKQVMPVLIHGDAAFAGQGVVMELLQMSQARGFRVGGTLHVVVNNQVGFTTSAAEDARSTFYCTDVAKMVGAPVLHVNGDDPEAVAFVAELAFDFRQQFGRDVVVDIVCYRRHGHNEADEPAATQPLMYQKIRAMKTTRELYAAQLVTEGVLTAADAQALVDAYRDKLDAGEVTTEVVKAEADALSVDWTPHLAGKLSDPVDTRFDRKALGALATRITTIPGTVKLHPRVAKIYEDRRKMTAGELPGDWGFAENLAYATLLEEGYRLRLVGQDCGRGTFFHRHAILHDQATDNYYLPLRELVENPEDVTIIDSLLSEEAVMAFEYGYSTADPMTLDIWEAQFGDFANGAQVVIDQFVAAGEAKWDRLCGLALYLPHGYEGQGPEHSSARLERFLQLCALDNMVVCTPTTPAQDYHMIRRQMRQSTRKPLVVMTPKSLLRHKLAVSTLDELAGGEFQRLIPDTTSSAKKVRRVVVCAGKVYYDLLEAAQKQDIKDVALVRVEQLYPFPRPELVAELKRFASATEVIWCQEEPQNQGAWYQIQHHLRACLLPKQSLSYAGRLRSPSPAAGHMAEHVAELNKLLADALTNPVAVDIDAD, from the coding sequence GTGGACAGTCTCCTCAAGCAGTTCGCACAATCCTCGCAGCTCGGCGCCAATGGCGCGTATATCGAAGATCTTTACGAGCAATTCCTTGTTGCGCCGGACAGCGTCGATCCCAAGTGGAAGCAGTATTTCGATGCCCTGAAGGGGCGTGAGGCCGGCGACATCCCGCATTCGGCCGTCATCCAGCACATCATCGAGGCAGGCCGCCAGGCGGCCCGTGGTGTGGCGACGGTCGCGGAAGGCACGAGCGACGAGCGCGAGCGCCACGTTGGCCGCCTGATCACCGCCTACCGTTCGCGTGGCCACCTCGGTGCGCACACCGATCCGCTGGGCCTGACCCCACCGCTGAACCCGCCGGACCTTGAACTGGCCTTCCACCAGCTGTCAGAACGTGATCTCGACAGCGAGTTCAGCACCGGTGGCGTGGGTGGTCACGCGCGGATGAAGCTGCGCGATCTGTACGCCCGCCTCAAAGCCACCTATACCGGCAGCATTGGCGCCGAGTTCATGCACATCACCGACTCCGAGCAGCGTCGTTGGGTGTATGAGCGGCTGGAGGCAGCGGCCGGCCACTATGGCCGCAGCAAGCAGGACAAGCTGCGCATCCTGGAGCGCCTGACCGCGGCAGAAGGGCTCGAGCGCTACCTGCACACCAAGTACGTGGGCCAGAAGCGCTTCTCGCTGGAAGGCGGCGACTCGCTGATCCCGCTGCTGGACGTCAGCATCCGCCGCGCGGGCCAGGCCGGAGTCAAGGACGTGGTGCTGGGCATGGCCCACCGTGGCCGCCTGAACGTGCTGGTCAATACCCTGGGCAAGCCGCCGCGCAAGCTGTTCGACGAGTTCGAGGGCAAGTTCGAGCACAACCGCGACGGTGACCACGCCCACACCGGCGACGTGAAGTACCACATGGGCTTCTCCGCCGACATCGCCACGCCCGGCGGCCCGCTGCATCTGGCGCTGGCGTTCAACCCCTCGCACCTGGAAATCGTGGACCCGGTGGTCGCCGGCAGCGTGCGCTCGCGCCAGCATCGCCGTGGCGACAGCGAGCGCAAGCAGGTCATGCCGGTGCTGATCCACGGAGACGCCGCGTTCGCGGGCCAGGGCGTGGTGATGGAGCTGCTGCAGATGTCGCAGGCGCGCGGCTTCCGCGTGGGTGGCACGCTGCACGTCGTGGTCAACAACCAGGTTGGTTTCACCACCAGCGCTGCCGAAGATGCCCGTTCCACGTTCTACTGCACCGACGTGGCCAAGATGGTCGGCGCCCCGGTGCTGCACGTGAACGGGGACGACCCGGAAGCGGTGGCGTTCGTGGCCGAACTGGCGTTCGACTTCCGCCAGCAGTTTGGCCGGGACGTGGTGGTGGACATCGTCTGCTACCGACGCCACGGCCACAACGAGGCTGACGAGCCGGCCGCAACCCAGCCGCTGATGTACCAGAAGATCCGCGCCATGAAGACCACGCGCGAGCTGTATGCAGCGCAGCTGGTCACCGAGGGCGTCCTGACCGCGGCCGATGCGCAAGCGCTGGTGGATGCCTACCGCGACAAGCTGGATGCCGGCGAGGTGACCACCGAGGTGGTCAAGGCCGAAGCCGATGCCCTCAGCGTGGACTGGACGCCGCATCTGGCCGGCAAACTGTCCGACCCGGTGGATACGCGATTCGACCGCAAGGCGCTCGGTGCGCTGGCCACCCGCATCACCACCATTCCGGGGACAGTGAAGCTGCATCCGCGCGTGGCCAAGATCTATGAAGACCGCCGCAAGATGACGGCCGGCGAACTGCCGGGCGACTGGGGCTTCGCCGAGAACCTGGCCTATGCCACCCTGCTGGAAGAAGGCTACCGCCTGCGCCTGGTCGGCCAGGACTGCGGCCGCGGCACCTTCTTCCATCGCCACGCGATCCTGCACGACCAGGCCACCGACAACTACTACCTGCCGCTGCGCGAGCTGGTGGAGAACCCGGAAGACGTCACCATCATCGATTCGCTGCTCAGCGAGGAAGCGGTGATGGCGTTCGAATACGGCTACTCCACCGCCGATCCGATGACCCTGGACATCTGGGAAGCGCAGTTCGGCGATTTCGCCAACGGCGCGCAGGTGGTCATCGACCAATTCGTCGCCGCCGGCGAAGCCAAGTGGGATCGCCTGTGCGGGCTGGCCCTGTACCTGCCGCACGGCTATGAAGGCCAGGGCCCTGAACACAGTTCGGCGCGCCTGGAACGCTTCCTGCAGCTGTGCGCGCTGGACAACATGGTGGTCTGCACGCCCACCACCCCGGCCCAGGACTACCACATGATCCGCCGGCAGATGCGCCAGAGCACGCGCAAGCCGTTGGTGGTGATGACGCCGAAATCGCTCCTCCGGCACAAGCTGGCGGTCTCGACGCTGGACGAACTCGCCGGCGGCGAATTCCAGCGGCTGATCCCGGACACGACCTCCAGCGCCAAGAAGGTCCGTCGCGTGGTGGTGTGTGCCGGCAAGGTCTATTACGACCTGCTGGAAGCGGCGCAAAAGCAGGACATCAAGGACGTTGCACTGGTTCGGGTGGAGCAGCTGTATCCGTTCCCGCGGCCGGAGCTCGTGGCCGAGCTGAAGCGCTTTGCATCCGCCACCGAAGTGATCTGGTGCCAGGAAGAGCCGCAGAACCAGGGCGCGTGGTACCAGATCCAGCACCACCTGCGCGCCTGCCTGCTGCCGAAGCAGTCGCTGAGTTATGCCGGTCGCCTGCGCTCGCCCTCGCCGGCTGCCGGCCACATGGCCGAGCACGTGGCCGAGCTGAACAAGCTGCTGGCCGACGCACTGACCAATCCCGTCGCCGTTGACATCGACGCCGACTAA
- the sucB gene encoding dihydrolipoyllysine-residue succinyltransferase codes for MTIEVKVPVLPESVSDATIASWHKKAGDAVKRDENLLDLETDKVVLEVPSPVDGVLKEIKFEAGSVVNSQQVIAVIEEGAVAAAPAAAAPAAAPAAPAKAAAASPAPAAASSDLPPGARFTATTSGVNPADVAGTGRRGMVTKEDIVNYASGKTAGVASGARPEERVPMTRMRTRIAERLMQSKNSIAMLTSFNEVNLAKVMQMRKELGEQFEKANGIKLGFMSFFAKAAANALQKYPVVNASVDGSDIIYHGYADISVAVSTDKGLVTPVLRNVERMSFAEIEQGIATYAKQAREGGLKLEDLQGGTFTITNGGTFGSLMSTPIVNPPQSAILGMHTIKERAIVENGQVIAAPMMYIAISYDHRIIDGKDAVLFLVDIKNQLENPHRMLLGM; via the coding sequence ATGACCATCGAAGTCAAAGTCCCGGTTCTTCCCGAATCCGTCTCCGACGCCACCATCGCCAGCTGGCACAAGAAAGCCGGCGACGCGGTGAAGCGCGACGAAAACCTGCTTGATCTTGAAACCGACAAGGTGGTGCTGGAAGTGCCCTCGCCGGTGGATGGCGTGCTCAAGGAAATCAAGTTCGAGGCCGGCTCGGTGGTCAACAGCCAGCAGGTCATTGCCGTGATCGAGGAAGGCGCCGTAGCCGCGGCGCCTGCTGCCGCCGCACCAGCCGCAGCCCCCGCAGCACCGGCAAAAGCCGCTGCGGCGTCGCCTGCGCCCGCTGCCGCATCCAGCGACCTTCCGCCCGGCGCCCGCTTCACCGCCACCACCAGCGGCGTCAATCCGGCCGACGTGGCCGGCACCGGCCGTCGCGGCATGGTCACCAAGGAAGACATCGTCAATTACGCCAGCGGCAAGACCGCCGGCGTGGCCTCCGGCGCGCGCCCGGAAGAACGCGTGCCGATGACCCGCATGCGTACCCGCATCGCCGAACGCCTGATGCAATCCAAGAATTCCATCGCCATGCTGACCTCGTTCAATGAGGTGAACCTGGCGAAGGTCATGCAGATGCGCAAGGAGCTGGGCGAGCAGTTCGAGAAGGCCAACGGCATCAAGCTGGGCTTCATGAGCTTCTTCGCCAAGGCGGCCGCCAACGCGCTGCAGAAGTACCCCGTGGTCAACGCCTCGGTGGATGGCAGCGACATCATCTATCACGGCTACGCCGACATCAGCGTGGCGGTCTCCACCGACAAGGGCCTGGTGACCCCGGTGCTGCGCAACGTCGAGCGCATGAGCTTTGCCGAGATCGAACAAGGCATCGCCACCTATGCCAAGCAGGCCCGCGAAGGCGGCCTGAAGCTGGAAGACCTGCAGGGCGGCACCTTCACCATCACCAACGGCGGCACGTTCGGGTCGCTGATGTCCACCCCGATCGTCAATCCGCCGCAGAGCGCGATCCTCGGCATGCACACCATCAAGGAACGCGCCATCGTCGAGAATGGCCAGGTCATCGCCGCGCCGATGATGTACATCGCGATCAGCTACGACCACCGCATCATCGACGGCAAGGACGCGGTGCTGTTCCTGGTGGACATCAAGAACCAGCTGGAAAACCCGCACCGGATGCTGCTTGGCATGTAA
- a CDS encoding cupin domain-containing protein, with protein sequence MPARAAPASVIHAAKHSPLGMPPAQFLRDYWQRHPLLIRNALPGFTSPIEPDDLAGLACEDGVLARLIEHDAASDGWRVRHGPFAEDVFPGLPDHDWVLQVQDVDKWDADIRALLDQFTFLPRWRIDDIAASFAARGGSAGARTSPCGMFLLQATGRSRWQIDAAPQPSTALRDGVELPLLRNFQPSHDWLLEPGDLLYLPPGMPHCDLADAHSLAFAVTLCAPSAAELLGDYADTLAASAPDGLRYTDPGLVLPEDACEIDDAALQRVDATLQHLRMDDPDQFGDWFGGFITSYRSGLLPVAGQAPPSHAAVEQVLLAGRHLLHHPWSRMAWRRTRRDPASACLYAGGTTHALTVVDARRLAAADRIDGTLYAALDQAGRDAVIALLAAGHYHLDTEPGA encoded by the coding sequence ATGCCGGCACGGGCGGCGCCTGCGAGTGTCATCCATGCCGCCAAGCACAGCCCGCTGGGCATGCCGCCCGCGCAGTTCTTGCGTGACTACTGGCAGCGGCATCCGCTGCTGATCCGCAACGCCCTGCCCGGCTTCACGTCCCCCATCGAACCCGACGACCTGGCCGGCCTGGCCTGCGAAGACGGCGTGCTGGCGCGGTTGATCGAGCACGACGCCGCCAGCGATGGCTGGCGCGTGCGCCACGGGCCGTTCGCCGAGGACGTGTTTCCCGGCCTGCCCGACCACGATTGGGTCCTGCAGGTGCAGGACGTGGACAAGTGGGACGCCGACATCCGCGCCCTGCTCGACCAGTTCACCTTCCTGCCGCGCTGGCGCATCGACGACATTGCGGCCAGCTTCGCTGCCCGTGGCGGTTCCGCCGGCGCACGCACGTCCCCTTGTGGCATGTTCCTGCTGCAAGCCACAGGCCGCAGCCGCTGGCAGATCGATGCAGCGCCGCAGCCCTCGACGGCACTGCGCGACGGCGTCGAACTCCCGCTGCTGCGCAATTTCCAGCCCAGCCACGACTGGCTGCTGGAACCCGGCGACCTGCTCTACCTGCCCCCCGGCATGCCGCATTGCGACCTGGCAGACGCGCACAGCCTGGCCTTTGCGGTGACGCTGTGCGCGCCCAGCGCGGCCGAACTGCTGGGTGACTACGCAGACACGCTGGCCGCCAGTGCCCCCGACGGCCTGCGCTACACCGACCCCGGGTTGGTCCTGCCGGAGGATGCCTGCGAGATCGACGACGCCGCGCTGCAGCGGGTGGACGCGACGCTGCAGCACTTGCGGATGGACGATCCCGACCAATTCGGCGACTGGTTCGGCGGCTTCATCACCAGCTACCGCAGCGGGCTGCTGCCGGTCGCAGGCCAAGCCCCGCCGTCACATGCCGCGGTGGAGCAGGTGCTGCTCGCGGGCAGGCACCTGCTGCACCACCCCTGGTCGCGCATGGCGTGGCGGCGAACCCGCCGCGATCCCGCCAGCGCGTGCCTGTATGCCGGCGGCACGACACACGCGCTCACCGTCGTCGACGCACGCCGGTTGGCTGCAGCGGACAGGATCGACGGCACGTTGTACGCTGCGCTTGACCAGGCCGGGCGCGACGCCGTCATTGCCCTGCTGGCGGCCGGTCACTACCACCTCGACACGGAGCCAGGCGCATGA